TCGGTCTGGACCTGGACGCCTTCCTCGGCGCTGACCACCATCACTCCCGTTTCCACCGCCCGCAGCGCCACCAGGGTGTCCCAAATGAAGCTGGCGAAACCCGGGGTGTCGAGGATGTTGATCTTGACTTTGTCTTTGTAGGCGTAGGCCAGGGAGGTCTGGATGGAGATTTTACGGGCGATCTCCTCCTCGTCGAAATCGGTGACCGTGTTGCCCTGGTCCACTTTGCCCAGGCGGTTGACCATCTTGGTGTTGTACAGCAGCGCCGAGACGATGCTTGTCTTGCCGCTGTGGCCGTGGCCGACGATGGCGACGTTGCGCAAATTCTCGGTTGGGGTTTCTTTCATATTTTTTCTCCTGGTTTGAGTTCGACAAGCAGCGAAAAATCGGCCACGCTGGAAAGCAGCTCATCGATGCGTTGCAGCAGGGCGATACGGTTCTTGCGTATGGATTCGTTCGCGTCCATGACGAGGATTTTATCGAAAAAGCGGTCGACGATCGGCTTCATCTCCAGGATCTCGGAGCTGGCCTGGAGGAAGTTCTTCTTGATGATCAGGGCGTCGATGCGCGGCTTCGATTCCTTGAAGACATCGGAGAGGATCTTTTCCTCGCGGTCCTTGAGCAGCCCCTCGGAAAAAGGACAGCGCTCCAAGCCCTTGCCGATGTTCTTCAAACGCCGCTGCACGGCCGCCAGCTGATCGACCAGCCCGCCGGCCGCCAGTTTGCTCAGCGCCTCCGCTTTTAGGAAGTTGTCGTAGACCGACAGGGTGTCCTTGCCCAGAACGGCGTTAACGATGTCGTAGCGGAAGTGCCAGTAATCCTTCAGGGAATTTTCCAGCCGGGAGATGAACAGTTCGCCGATGGTATCGCAATCCCGCTGCAGGTCGGCGTCCTTTTTGGCAAAATTGAGCACGGCCAGGCGGATCAGCGGGTCGAGGTCGATGGCCAGCTTGAAATCGACGATGATCTTGATGATGGCGTTGGCGTCGCGGCGGATGCCGTAGGGGTCCTTGGAGCTGGAAATCTTGATCCCCTTGCCGACGAATCCGGCGATATTGTCGATGCGGTCGGCGATGGAAAGGATGCCGGCGCCCAGGTCGTCCAGCTTCTCGTCAACCAGGCCGCGCGGCAGGTAATGGTCGTAGATCGCCTTCCAGACCGCCGCATCCTCGCCGGCCTCTTTCAGGTAAAGTCCGCCCATGATCCCCTGCAGCGACGGAAACTCGCGCACCATCTTGGTCAGCAGGTCGTTCTTGCAATGGAAAGCCGCTTTCTGCAGCTTTTCGCGCAGCGCCCCGTTGTGGGTCTCGTTGACCAGGAAGTCCACCAATGCGGCCATACGCCCGACTTTGTCCAGATAGGTGCCCAATTCCTTCTGGAACATGACGTTTTTCAACAGCGGCTTCAGGGAGAAGAAGTCGACCTTGCGGTCCATGTCCCAGAAGAATTGCGCGTCTTCGAAAGTGGCCTTGATGACCTTTTCGTTGCCGCGGCTGACTTTCTTGTTTTCGTCCGGGATGTTGGCCACACCGACGAAAAAGTTGCTCAGCTTGCCGGCGCGATCGGTTACCGGCAGCAGTTTTTTTTCGTGGGTCATGAAGGTGGCGATGATCTCCGCCGGCAGGCTCAGGTACTTGGCGTCGAAACTGCCGCTGAAGGCGACCGGATATTCATTGCTGAACACGTAGTAGTCGAGCATGCCTTCGTCGACGCGCACCCGGCCGTCCAGGTCGGTTTCGATGTCCTTGATCTCGGCCAGGATCTTGGCCTTGCGTTCCTCTTCCTTGAGGATGATGAAATTCTTGCTCAGCCCCTGGACATAGTCTTTGAACGAATTGACTTCAAAGAAAGCGTCGGACAGGAGCAGGTGGCCCAGGGCCTTGTTCCCCGAGCGGATCCCGGCAAACTCGACGGCCAGCGGCTGGTTGTTGAACATGGCCAGGATGTTGCGGATCGGCCGGATGAACGGCACCCGCGACTCGTTCCAGACCATGGTCTTGGCGAACGTCAGCCCGGCGAGGATCTCCGGAATGGCGGCTTGCAGCAGCCGGCCCGTGTCTTCACCGACGGCGATGCGGACGATGCCCAGGTAACTGCCCTTGGCGGTCTCGATCTCGACCACGTCGGCCAGCTTGACCCGGTTGATCTCGCAGAATTTTTTCAGGGCCACGGTCGGCGCTCCCCGGTCGTCCAGGGCGATGCGCTTGGCCGGGCCCAGGATCGTTTCTTCCTTGTTGGCGGTTTTTTCGCTCAACCGGGTGACATGGACCATCAGGCGGCGGTTGCTGGCCGCGCATTCGATCCCGCCATGGCCGAGGTTCAACTTCGCCAGCCGGGCCTGAAAAAGGTCCTTGAGCTGGTCGCGGATGGCGCCGACGGCGTGGGCCGGTATCTCTTCGACTCCCAGTTCAAACAACAGGTCAGCCATGGTCTTCACCGTCCGTTTGCATGACGTATTTTTGGGCGATGCGCGCCGACAGGTTGCGCATGATCGCCATCAGCGCCGTGCGCTCGGCGACCGAAACCGCCTTGCGCGCGTCCAGGATATTGAAGGTTTGGGAACATTTCAGCAGATAATCGTAGGCCGGCAGGTACAGCTGGTGCTCAAGAAGCTTCTCGGCTTCCTTCTGGTACTGCTGGAACACCCCGCGCAGCATGTCGATGTCGGCCAGCTCGAAATTGTAAATGGAAAACTGGCGTTCGTTTTCCAGGTTCAAGGCCGCATAGGAGACCTTGTTTCCCCATTCGAGATCGTAAATGTTGTTTTGACCGTCCAGGAACATGGCCAGGCGTTCGACGCCGTAGGTGATCTCCAACGAATTGGGGTTGAGCTCCATGCCGCCCGCCTGCTGGAAATAGGTGAACTGGGTGATTTCCAGGCCGTCGCACATCACCTGCCAGCCGACGCCCCAGGCGCCCAGGGACGGGGACGCCCAGTTGTCTTCATCGAACTTGATGTCATGGATGTTGATGTCCACGCCCAGGTAGATCAGGCTGTCCAGGAAAAGCATTTGCCCTTCTTCGGGCACCGGCTTGATGATGACCTGGAACTGGTTGTGCTTCTGCACCCGGTTGGGGTTCTGGCCGTAGCGGCCGTCATCGGGCCGGCGTGCCGGCTGCCAGTAGGCGGCGCGCCATGGCTTTTTGCCCAGCACGCGGAAAAAAGTGTCGGGGGACATGGTGCCGGCGCCGACCTCGTTGTCATAGCCGGAGGCGATATAGCATCCGCGCTCGGCCCAGAAGTCCTGCAGTTTCAGGATGACGTTTTGAATGCTCAAAGGTTTTCTCCCTTGCGCCATTTCAAGACCGGCTGACGGGCGGCCAGGGTTTCATCCAAACGGCGCACCGGCGTCTGGTGCGGAGCCTGGAGCAACAGCTCGGGTTGTTCGCGGGCCTCGACGAGTATCTTGTTCATGACCGCGATGAATTCGTCCAGCGTCTCCTTGCTCTCCGTCTCGGTGGGCTCGATCATCATCGCCCCGTGGACGATCAGCGGAAAATAGATGGTGAACGGATGGAGGCCGTAATCGAGCAGACGCTTGGCGATATCGAGCGTTTTGACCGGCAGGTTTTTATCGGAAAAGACCACTTCGTGCATGGTGGCGGTCGGGTACGGCAGGTCGAGAACGTCCTGCAGTTTTTTGCGGATGTAGTTGGCATTGAGCACGGCGTCCTCGGCCACGCGGCGGACGTTTTCCCGGCCCAGCGAACACAGGTAGGCCAGGGCGCGGACCATGACCAGGAACTGGCCGTAGAAATTCTTGATGCGCCCGATCGAATGCGGGGCGTCATAGACGATTTCGTAGGCGCCGCCCTGTTTGACCACCCGCGGCACCGGAAGGTACGGCAGCAAATGGGCGGCCACGCCGACCGGCCCGGAACCGGGGCCGCCGCCGCCGTGAGGGGTGGCGAAGGTCTTGTGCAGGTTGATGTGCATGACGTCGACGCCGAGGTCCCCCGGGCGGACGATGCCCAG
The sequence above is drawn from the Candidatus Aminicenantes bacterium genome and encodes:
- the glyS gene encoding glycine--tRNA ligase subunit beta: MADLLFELGVEEIPAHAVGAIRDQLKDLFQARLAKLNLGHGGIECAASNRRLMVHVTRLSEKTANKEETILGPAKRIALDDRGAPTVALKKFCEINRVKLADVVEIETAKGSYLGIVRIAVGEDTGRLLQAAIPEILAGLTFAKTMVWNESRVPFIRPIRNILAMFNNQPLAVEFAGIRSGNKALGHLLLSDAFFEVNSFKDYVQGLSKNFIILKEEERKAKILAEIKDIETDLDGRVRVDEGMLDYYVFSNEYPVAFSGSFDAKYLSLPAEIIATFMTHEKKLLPVTDRAGKLSNFFVGVANIPDENKKVSRGNEKVIKATFEDAQFFWDMDRKVDFFSLKPLLKNVMFQKELGTYLDKVGRMAALVDFLVNETHNGALREKLQKAAFHCKNDLLTKMVREFPSLQGIMGGLYLKEAGEDAAVWKAIYDHYLPRGLVDEKLDDLGAGILSIADRIDNIAGFVGKGIKISSSKDPYGIRRDANAIIKIIVDFKLAIDLDPLIRLAVLNFAKKDADLQRDCDTIGELFISRLENSLKDYWHFRYDIVNAVLGKDTLSVYDNFLKAEALSKLAAGGLVDQLAAVQRRLKNIGKGLERCPFSEGLLKDREEKILSDVFKESKPRIDALIIKKNFLQASSEILEMKPIVDRFFDKILVMDANESIRKNRIALLQRIDELLSSVADFSLLVELKPGEKI
- a CDS encoding glycine--tRNA ligase subunit alpha gives rise to the protein MSIQNVILKLQDFWAERGCYIASGYDNEVGAGTMSPDTFFRVLGKKPWRAAYWQPARRPDDGRYGQNPNRVQKHNQFQVIIKPVPEEGQMLFLDSLIYLGVDINIHDIKFDEDNWASPSLGAWGVGWQVMCDGLEITQFTYFQQAGGMELNPNSLEITYGVERLAMFLDGQNNIYDLEWGNKVSYAALNLENERQFSIYNFELADIDMLRGVFQQYQKEAEKLLEHQLYLPAYDYLLKCSQTFNILDARKAVSVAERTALMAIMRNLSARIAQKYVMQTDGEDHG